Part of the Tenacibaculum sp. SZ-18 genome, AGAACACCTAGGAAAACCTGTATTTAATACTGTTGATGAAGCAGTGCATAAAGCAGGAGCAGATACATCTATTATTTTTGTACCACCAGCATTTGCAGCTGATGCAATTATGGAGTCTGCTGAGGCAGGAATCAAAGTAATTATTTGTATTACTGAAGGAATTCCTACTGCAGATATGGTAAAAGTGAAATCTTATATTGATGCTAAAGAAGATTGTACTTTAGTTGGACCTAACTGTCCAGGAGTTATTACTCCAGAAGAAGCTAAAGTTGGAATTATGCCAGGATTTATCTTCAAAAAAGGTAAAGTAGGTATTGTTTCTAAATCAGGAACTTTAACGTATGAAGCTGCTGACCAGGTAGTAAAACAAGGTTACGGTATTACTACTGCAATTGGTATTGGTGGAGATCCAATTATTGGAACCACTACTAAAGAAGCTGTAGAGTTATTAATGAATGACGAAGAGACTGAAGCAATCGTAATGATTGGAGAAATCGGTGGTCAATTAGAAGCTGAAGCTGCTCGTTGGATCAAAGCTGACGGAAATCGTAAGCCAGTTGTTGGATTTATTGCTGGTCAAACCGCACCTGCTGGTAGAACAATGGGACATGCTGGAGCAATCGTTGGAGGAGCTGATGATACTGCTCAAGCAAAAATGAAGATTTTAGCAGAAAATGGAGTTCACGTCGTTGAATCACCAGCTAAAATAGGAGAGATGGTAGCAAAGGTTTTAGGATAAGCCATTTAAATATTTATACATAACATTAATTCCCGTTTTTTAGCGGGAATTCTTTTTATATTTACAAACAACTAATTAAATAAAATGAAACTTTTAGAAAATAAAACAGCTATAGTTACTGGTGCCACTAGGGGAATCGGTAGAGGAATAGCGTTAGAGTTTGCGAAACAAGGAGCTAACGTAGCTTTTACCTACAGTTCATCTGTAGATGCTGCAAAATCTTTAGAAAACGAATTAATTGAGTTAGGTGTAAAAGCTAAAGGATTTCAATCGAATGCAGCTGATTTTGATGCAGCCCAAGATTTAGCTAAAAGCGTACTAGAAGAGTTCGGAACGATTGACGTTTTAGTAAATAATGCAGGAATCACAAAGGATAATTTATTAATGAGAATTTCTGAAGATGATTTTGATAAAGTTATTGAAGTAAACTTAAAATCTGTTTTTAACTTAACAAAGGCAGTAATCCGTCCAATGATGAAACAACGTAAGGGTTCAATAATTAATATGAGTTCTGTTGTTGGGTTAAAAGGAAATGCAGGGCAAGCGAATTATGCAGCTTCTAAAGCAGGAATTCTTGGATTTTCTAAATCTGTTGCTTTAGAATTAGGTTCAAGAAATATTCGTAGTAACGTAGTTGCTCCTGGTTTTATTGAAACAGAAATGACTGCTAAACTCGACGAGAAAGTAGTTGAAGGTTGGAGAAATGAAATTCCTTTAAAACGTGGAGGAACTCCCGAAGATATTGCAAATGCATGTGTGTTTTTAGCTTCTGATATGAGTGCTTACATCACAGGTCAAACATTATCTGTTGACGGAGGAATGCTCACTTAAAAAGCAAAAAAGTTAAATATATAGAAAAAAACATTGTCATTCTTGATGGTGTTTTTTTTATGCACTATACATTAGAAATAAATTCTGAAACTTACATTTGGTGTAATGCGCAAAGAAGTATTTTCAATTTGATTTATTTGATTATTGTCTAAATCAAAATAAGTATTTAAAATGTTTCTTTTATCTAAAACACTCCACACCGAAACACCTGAGGAAGCACGAGTATTTCCTATCTTAAATTGATATTGTAATGAAGCGTCAAATCGTAAATAATCATCTAAACGTGAGCTATTTGGATTATCATAATTGATTGTTCTAATAATCGAATTATCTGATTGCAATGGTTTGGTATATGGTCTACCGGTATGCCAATTTAACCCTAGAGCAACTTTAATATCATTGTAAGTATAATTTGCTGCAATATTTATAACACTTCGAACATCTACATTATTTGGGAAGCTTTCTGCATTATTTAAACTAGCAAACTCATAATTGTTTACATTATAACTGTAACTAATCCAGGTATTAAAATTTTGAAATCGTTTGTTAATTAGAAAGTCAAAACCTTTAACGTTAAAGTTTCCAATATCATTTACAAATTGAAACTGATTTTGAAATCCTTGACTTCTCGCACTAATATCATTGACATTTTTTAAATAAAATTCACCACTTATAAGAAAATCATTTTTTTTATAAAAAACACCTATACTAGCTTGTTTACTTGTTATTAATGGGATTTCGTTATCGTTTGCTAAAACCCAACGTCTTTTTTCAATCCCAAGAAAATCTTCCTGTAAATCAATAATTTGTGATACAGATTGGCTTTTAAGTTCTCCTGTAATTAATAAATTGAAATTATTTACAAACTTATAATTAAAGGTGATTCTAGGTTCTAGAGAGAACTTGTTAAACTTTTCAAAATAAGTCAATCGTGCTCCTGTTTTAAGCTGAATTCTGTCTGTTGTATAATTAAATTGACCATATAAAGCGTGAGATAGTAAAACTTGCTTTATATATCTTCTAAACTCTGGTTTATCAACATCTTCTAAATTACTAATTGCAACTTGTGAGAACTGATAACCAGAAAGAAAAGAGGCTGATTTATTGAAATTATATCTAGCATCGATCTTTATACCATTATCTTGAACAATATTCTCTTGAATTAAGTTCTGATCGTTTAATATATCAGCATTGCTTGATGATAAATCGTAGTGAGTGAAATATTTCTGAGCTGAAACTTTAAAATCATCATGAATTTGTTTTTCATAAGTAATTCCAGATGTAAAACTTTGTTGATTCAATTTACTGCTTACTTCTAAATCTCCAGTTGATCCTGTTAATTTTTGATTATAAGATAAATCATTTTCAATATTAAGAAATACTAATTTAAGTTTATCGTCTTTGCTAATATCCCAAATAAACTTGCTGTAAATATCATGGAATTTAAAGTTTTCATCCTTCACTAGTACGCTATTATTATTTAGCAATGCACTTAAATTAGAATCTTGAAAAGCACGCTTAAAGTACTGATTATACGTAGGAGTTTTAATGAAATCTGTGACAGATCTTCTTGCAGCAATTTGAATTTCTGTTGTTTGTGAGAGTGGAATTCTAGACATAATATCAACATTGATCATATTGATTCCGAATTGTGTTTTTGTTTCTTCACTAACATTATCAGGCAATTTCATGTCAATCACACTCGAAATACTTTCTCCATATTTTGAACTACTTCCACTTTTAGAAAGATTAATATCGTAATCTAAATACGGATTAAATGCAGAAATTAAGCCGAAAAAATGACCAGATTTATACATGCGTATTCCATCAAAAAAAATTAGATTTTGATCGTGAGTTCCACCGCGAATATTGATATTGGAAATACTTTCATCTACAGTAATTACACCTGGGAATGAGTTTATTATTTGTAGAACATCTGGTTCAATTAAACCAGGTAGTATTCCTAGTTTATCTGTTTCTAAATCAATTGATCCATCGGAGTTTTTACTAATTCCAGAAGTCAAATAACCTTGAACTAAAACTTCATCAAGAGGTTCAAATTCGATGAAGTTACGTTTTGATTTTTGCTGTTTTGTGTTTCTGATTACAAATGTAGAGTCGTTTAATTTTTCGAATTGAAGCTTTGTATTTTCTCTTATGAAAGACAGAGCTTTCGAAAGTGAAATATTCTCTTTTGGAAGCTTTAAGTACTTGTTCTTTATTGTATTATCAGCGTACGAAAAACTAATTTCATACCTCTTTTGAAGTACTACTAAAACCTCACGGAGCGGAATTTTATCCTGTGTTTGTCGCTGAGGAAAAGAAGTAAAGAAGTTGAAAATCAGTAGATAAAGCAATAAAAACAGTCTACTTTTTAGGTTCACCTTTTAATATTATAGTATTGTTGTTTTGTTCAGAAACTAAATTGAATGGTAATGTTAATGCTTTTAGAGCTGTTTCAATATCATTATGAATAAATTTACCAGTAAAAAGGAGGGAAGTATCCATATTTTTAACTTTAACTTTCACATCATATTGCCTTTCAAATTCTTGTAAAACTTTAATAAAAGGTTCACTTGTAAAACTACTTTCATTATTAATCCAACTTGGAGCACTAGTATTTATTTTGTTACTAATTACTTTACCTGATTTGAAATAATCACCTGGTGCTAAGATTTCTGAAATATTATTAGATTCAATTAATACGGAACCTTCATAACAAATAACTTCAAAATCATTGTTTCTATTTTTAACGTTAAACTCTGTACCTAAAACAGTTACAGTTCCATTACTGGTATGCACATTAAACTTGGATCCTTTAGCAACTTTGAAAAATGCCTCTCCTTTTAAAGATACTTCTCGACTCTGTTTCCATGTTTTCTCATTAAAAGAAATTGAAGAAAGTGCATTAATTCTTACTTCAGAATTATCAGGTAGTTTTGCATTTATTTTGTTAGCAGCTTGTGCATTAATCCTGGTGTCGTTGTCTTTAAAAAAGTAAAACAAACTAAATCCAATAACAAAAATCGCTGCTATTTTACTTATAAAATTAAACGAAATTAATTTACCTTTTTTCGATTGTTTAGTCGCCACAATATTTTCAAGTACTCCATCTGATTTATAATCAGGAGCCTTAAATTGTTTTAATTTATCCGAAAGTTGAATCAATTCATTATAATCCTCAAGAGCTTCAAATAGTTTTTGCTCTTCTGGATTTAAGTTATCATCCAACCATTTTTTTATCAATTCTGATTTCTCCATAATAACGCTCAAAAATATAACAGGTTAGTTTCTAAAATTCCTACCCTTATATTATTATAATTCTTTTATATCTTCTCTTAATTTCTTCAAAGCCCCGTAAATTCTCTTCTCAACGGCTTTTACAGATATCCCTAAAATCTCAGCAATTTCCTTAAAACGCTTGCCTTCAATACGATTCATCATAAACGCAACACGTTGTGCTTCAGTTAAATTAGAAAGCGCATTTTGTGTTTTATCTAAGTATTCATTTTCCTCCATAACGAATTCAGGAGATTCGTTGGTATGACTTTTTTGGGGAATTTCAGCATATTTTAATTTTACTTTTTCATGATTAGCCTGATTAATCATCAAATTATTAGCTGTAGTATATAAAAAACTCTTCGCTTTGTCTGGGGTAATTTTATGACAGTTTTGCCAAACTTTTAAAAATGCCTCTTGTACCTTATCTTCGGGATTCAATTTTTCTCCAAACTTATAATAGAGGAAAGTATAAAGTGATTTAGAGTATTTATTAAAGAAAGACGAGAAAAGTGTTTCATTACAAATGTCTTTGTCTATAGGTTTTTCCATTAAAATTTTAAAAATTTCTCTAAAATTAAAAAAAAATGAATAGCAGGGTAGGAATTTTTAAAAGAGAATTGTTTCAGAATAAAGAAGGCCTCATTTAATAATTTAAACCTAAAAAAAATAAATGATAATCATGAAAACTTCAAACAATCCTAAACTGTTAAAATTTTTAGCGATATCAGCTTTTATGTTGATGAGTTTTTTCTCTTGTCAGAAAGAAGCTGTTGATATTTCGCAACCTAATGATAATCAAACGTTTCAAGCAAGTTCAGAAATTAGTCAATTAATGTCAAGAACTGCAACTAATGATGGTTCAGTAGATAATATTATTGATAAAGCGAACTGTTTAGAGGTAAAATTACCTGTAACTGTAGTAGTTAATAATATTGAAATCATCATTGATTCTCAAGATGACTTCCAAGAAATTGAAGATATTTTCGATCAATTCGATAATGATATTGATCAGTTAGATATTCAATATCCAATTACAATTATTTCAGGAGATTTTACTGAAACTACAATTAATAGCCAAGCAGAATTAGAAGAGTTAATTCAATTATGTGCTGGTGAAAATGAAACAGATGATGATATCGAATGTATTGATTTTCAGTATCCTATTTCAATTTCAATTTTTAATACTTCTTTTGATGTAATTGAAACTAAGAAGATAAATAACGATCAAGAATTATATGTATTTATTGAAAACTTAGATGATAATACATTGGCAAGTTTAAATTTCCCAGTTACTATGGTATTAGCTGATGGTTCTACAGTAGCGGTGAATAATAATGAAGAATTAATCAGTACAATTAATCAAGCAAAAGATTCTTGTGATGAAGATGATGACTATGATTATGGAGATGATGATTTAGATTGTGATGTGAATTCTATCAAGAGAAATTTAAAAGAATGTTTCTGGGAAATCAGAAATGATAATGGAGCTTCAGGTTTCAAAGCTAAATTTAATGAAGACTTTACTTTCGTAGTTACGAATCCAAATGGAGTTGAAGAAGCGAGTGGAGCTTGGACAGTTACACAAGATGGAGATTACGCTTATGTTCAGTTAGATTCTAATTTCCAAGACTTTAACGGAAGCTGGAAAGTTGTTGAATGTGGAGATAACTTCTTAGAAATGACTGACGCTGCAGGTAACTTCACTAAGTTAGTTAAAGATTGTCCAGATAATTCTAATTTACCAGCGGTTAAAGAATTTATTAAAGAATGTAAGTGGTATATGTACTATTTAAAAGTAGGTGGTGAAGATTTAACTGCTCAATATCACGACTATCACTTTGATTTTAAAGAAGATGGGACATTTATTATGACAACTGGAAATGATCAGGATTTACACGAAGGAACTTGGGTTATTCAGGAAATAGCAACAGGAGGAATTGCAATTACTTTATCATCGCAAACTTTAACGGGAGATATTAATGATTACTACTTATTAGCAAGATTAGATGATGATAAAATGGTGCTTCAAGGTGAGCAAGAGCATACTTTGAAATTAGAAAGAGTTTGTGATGATAATTCAGGATCTGGAAATCAAGTTGCAAGAGTTAAAAATGCGATGAAAGAATGTGCTTGGTATGTGTATTACTTTGAATTAGATGGTGTTGATGTAACACAAGAATTTCCAATTTTCTTTGATTTTAAAGAAGACGGAACATTCGTTGCAGAAGGAAATGGAGCAAACTACAGCGGAGAGTGGGATGTGATGATGTTAAATGATGGATCTACTGGAGTTGTAATTAACTCTTCTGATTTACCATCGCAATTAGTTGATGAATATATAGTTACGTTTGATGATAATGAGAAAGTTCATTTGGTAGATTATCAACAAAACACACTTAAACTTAAAAAAGAGTGTAACTAATAAAACATAATCGATTGTGTCATAATAGGGAGGTTTGCTTTGATCGATTAGATTAACCCCCAATATTTTTAATTATTTATTACTTTGCAATTGAGTCTGTATGAAAATACAGACTCATTTGTTTTATGTAATAGCCTCTAATTTCTTAAAAATCTTTATTGACTGGAATTGCTGGTAAAATGGCAATGTAAATCGTAAAGCAAAAAATTAATTACAATCAATTTTTATAATTTTTACAATAAGTAATTGTTATTTTTAAATTGATTTTGTTATTCTCTGAGAATCGCGTATTTGAAATTGATCTGTACATTTTCCCGAATAATTAATTTTGAACACAGGATAAATTTTGAAAATGTGTTAAGTAATTTTATGGATTTTAAATTCTAGATTGAAATCTAAAAGAAATAAGTCTGTTTGAAAATAATGATTGATCTGTTTCATTTGATATTCTCTAATTTTCAACAAACTTTATTGATTGGATGGATTTACCAAGTAATTGTCGATGTAAATCAAAAAACAAAAGAATAAGTATAATCTATTTTTTTAATTTTAATAATAACTAATTCTTATTTTTTGAGTAATTTTCAACGTCTATGAGAATCGCGTATTTGAAATTGATCTGTACATATTCCCGAATAATTGATTTTGAACCTAGGATAATTTTCGAAGATTTCTTTTGAAATTTTATAGTTTCGATATTCAAATAAATAAATAAGTCTGTATTAACATACAGACTTACTTTTTTTAACTTAGGGATTATTAAAATAATGATTAACGAAAAATCATTTTTCAAATTCATCAAATGTTCCGTCGCTATATAGAAGAATAACTTTTATTAATCTCTTTAGTTTTGTAACGGAATCATCTTGTTTTTTAATTATCGGCTGAGATTCTAATATTTCTGTTTTACTTTCTTTTTTTTCCGTTTGGTTAAATAATGATGGAGAAGTAGGTTCATCAGATTTTTTAGGAAAACTTCCTTTACCATATAATAGCCAATCTAACGTTACATCTTCAAAAGCCTTATCAACCTTAAGTATAAAATCTAAGCTTGGTTTGTTTCTCCCAGATAATAAATGGGATATACTTGATCGGGGTACATCAATTTTTTCTGCAAAATTCGACGAACTCAAATTGTAATATTCTAATATTAGTTTTAGTCGGTCTATCATGTTACAAATGTAAACAATATATTTGTTTAATAATGTAAACATAAGATATTTTATAATTGTAAACAAGTAAAATTGAATATATTTTAAACAAACAAGTATAAATATTAAAGTAATACATCAAATAAAAATTTGTAAAAGACTTAAAAACAGTACATTAAAATTTTATTATAAGAAAAAACTATATAGAAGTGGTTTTTGATTGTTTACAAATGTAATTTTTAGTTTTAAAGGATTCAAGAGTTTTATTGTGTGTTACAAATGTAAATAGTGGATCAGATCAGCCAGATTGAGATAATTGAGGCTTTATTTTCAAATGAATTGAAGGTATTATCGGAGAGAATTAGTCTTAAACATTACATTCCATTGATAATTATTTCGAAAAGATTATTTATATTGACTTACAAATATTATTGTGAGCTTTAAGCCTAATTATATAGTCTGGTCTAGATATTCTTATAGAAAATCGATATGTAGATAATACAATAAATACTTGTTTACATACGTAAACCCACTTATTTAGTTCAAAAAAAAAGTACTCAAGAAATTGAGCACTTAATATTGTTTAAGATTGTAAACAATGTAGTTTACTTCTCATTTTTTTTATCTATCCATTGTTTCGCATTTACAAATGCTTCCAACCATGGAGAAACTTCGTCTTTTCTATTTTCAGGATAGTAAGGCCAATTCCATTGGAATGTAGATCTTTCAATATGTGGCATAGTAACTAAATGCCTACCTGACTTATCACACATCATTGCAGTATTGAAATCTGATCCGTTAGGATTATGTGGATATCCTTCATAGGCATACTTAGCGACAATATTGTATTCAGTTTCTTCTTTTGGTAAATTGAATTTACCTTCACCATGAGAAATCCAAACCCCTAAAGTAGTACCTTCTAATGAAGATAACATTACAGAGTTGTTCTTTTGAACTTTTACAGATGTAAATGAGCTTTCGTGTTTATGAGAATCATTATGAACCATTTTTCCATGTTCATCATGATCTGGATTGATTAATTCTAATTCCATCCATAATTGACATCCGTTACAAATACCAACAGATAATGTATCTTCTCTATTGAAGAAGTTTTTTAAAGCGGTATTTGCTTTTTCATTATATAAGAAAGCTCCAGCCCAACCTTTAGCTGAACCTAAAACATCTGAATTAGAGAAACCTCCAACAGCTCCAATAAATTGAATATCTCCAAGAGTTTCTCTTCCAGAAATCAAATCAGTCATATGAACATCCTTCACATCAAATCCAGCTAAATACATTGCATTAGCCATTTCACGCTCAGAGTTAGATCCTTTTTCTCTAATAATTGCAGCTTTAGGTCTTGTCGATGAACCATCAACTTTAGGAAGCTTTCCCGTAAAGCTTTTTGGGAAAGTGTATTCTAAAGGTTGATTCTTATAATTATTAAATCTGTCTTCTGCTAAATTATTAGCTGTTTGTTTTTGATCTAATAAATAAGAAGTTTTATACCAAGTATCTCTTAATTCACTTATAGATAATGAATATAAATCTTCGTTATTCTTGATATTCAATCTATCTGCTTCTACAACTGAACCAATTTTAAAGAATTCAATTGTGTTTTTATTTAAGATAGATTCTATAGAGTCATCTTTTGATTGAATAATAATTCCATTATTCTCAGAGAATAATAATTTAATAGAATCTTCTTCATTTAATACAGATAAATCGATGTTGGCTCCAGTATTTGTATTAGCAAAACATAATTCAAGTAATGTAGTAATGAAACCACCAGAAGCGATATCATGACCAGCAACAATTTTATCGTCTTTAATTAATTGCTGAATTACATTGAATGTTTTCTTAAAGAATGAAGCGTCTTTAATTGTAGGAGCTTCATTTCCTATTTTATTAATTACTTGTCCGAAAGAACTTCCTCCTAATTTGAAAGTATCTTGAGATAAGTTAATGTAGTATATACTTCCTGCATTTTGTTGGAAAACAGGTTCTACTACTTTTGTAATATCATTACAATTTGCAGCGGCAGAAATGACAACAGTACCTGGAGAAATTACATCTTCATTTGGATACTTTTGTTTCATTGATAAAGAATCTTTTCCGGTAGGAACATTAATTCCTAAATCAATAGAAAACTTAGAAACTGCTTTTACTGCTTTATACAATCTTGCATCTTCACCTTCATTTTTACAAGGCCACATCCAGTTAGCTGATAAAGAAACTGATTGTAACCCATCTTTTAATGGAGCCCAAATAATATTAGTTAAAGCTTCTCCAATTGAGTTTAAACTTCCTGCAGTAGAATCAATTAAACCCGAGATAGGAGAGTGGCCAATAGAAGTAGCAATTCCTTCTTTTCCTTTAAAATCTAAAGCCATAACACCAAGATTGTTCAAAGGAATTTGTAATTGACCCACACATTGTTGTTTCGCAACTTTACCACCAACACAACGATCTACTTTATTTGTTAACCAATCTTTACAAGCAACTGCTTCTAATTGTAATACTTGGTTTAAATAATCGTAGAAATTTTCTTTAGAATAATTTACTTCGCCATAGTTTCTAGAAACTGTTACGTCGTTCATTATAGTTTTTGGTGAGCTTCCGAACATATCGTTCAGTGCCAAGTCCATTGGTTTATTACCTTTCGTTTGAGATTCGAAGGTAAATCTATGATCATTGGTAACATCACCGACAGTATACATAGGAGATCTTTCTCTTTCAGCAATTCTCTCTAATGTATTAA contains:
- the sucD gene encoding succinate--CoA ligase subunit alpha, whose amino-acid sequence is MSVLVNKDSKIIVQGFTGGEGTFHAGQMIDYGTNIVGGVTPGKGGQEHLGKPVFNTVDEAVHKAGADTSIIFVPPAFAADAIMESAEAGIKVIICITEGIPTADMVKVKSYIDAKEDCTLVGPNCPGVITPEEAKVGIMPGFIFKKGKVGIVSKSGTLTYEAADQVVKQGYGITTAIGIGGDPIIGTTTKEAVELLMNDEETEAIVMIGEIGGQLEAEAARWIKADGNRKPVVGFIAGQTAPAGRTMGHAGAIVGGADDTAQAKMKILAENGVHVVESPAKIGEMVAKVLG
- the fabG gene encoding 3-oxoacyl-[acyl-carrier-protein] reductase, coding for MKLLENKTAIVTGATRGIGRGIALEFAKQGANVAFTYSSSVDAAKSLENELIELGVKAKGFQSNAADFDAAQDLAKSVLEEFGTIDVLVNNAGITKDNLLMRISEDDFDKVIEVNLKSVFNLTKAVIRPMMKQRKGSIINMSSVVGLKGNAGQANYAASKAGILGFSKSVALELGSRNIRSNVVAPGFIETEMTAKLDEKVVEGWRNEIPLKRGGTPEDIANACVFLASDMSAYITGQTLSVDGGMLT
- a CDS encoding TonB-dependent receptor plug domain-containing protein — translated: MLYLLIFNFFTSFPQRQTQDKIPLREVLVVLQKRYEISFSYADNTIKNKYLKLPKENISLSKALSFIRENTKLQFEKLNDSTFVIRNTKQQKSKRNFIEFEPLDEVLVQGYLTSGISKNSDGSIDLETDKLGILPGLIEPDVLQIINSFPGVITVDESISNINIRGGTHDQNLIFFDGIRMYKSGHFFGLISAFNPYLDYDINLSKSGSSSKYGESISSVIDMKLPDNVSEETKTQFGINMINVDIMSRIPLSQTTEIQIAARRSVTDFIKTPTYNQYFKRAFQDSNLSALLNNNSVLVKDENFKFHDIYSKFIWDISKDDKLKLVFLNIENDLSYNQKLTGSTGDLEVSSKLNQQSFTSGITYEKQIHDDFKVSAQKYFTHYDLSSSNADILNDQNLIQENIVQDNGIKIDARYNFNKSASFLSGYQFSQVAISNLEDVDKPEFRRYIKQVLLSHALYGQFNYTTDRIQLKTGARLTYFEKFNKFSLEPRITFNYKFVNNFNLLITGELKSQSVSQIIDLQEDFLGIEKRRWVLANDNEIPLITSKQASIGVFYKKNDFLISGEFYLKNVNDISARSQGFQNQFQFVNDIGNFNVKGFDFLINKRFQNFNTWISYSYNVNNYEFASLNNAESFPNNVDVRSVINIAANYTYNDIKVALGLNWHTGRPYTKPLQSDNSIIRTINYDNPNSSRLDDYLRFDASLQYQFKIGNTRASSGVSVWSVLDKRNILNTYFDLDNNQINQIENTSLRITPNVSFRIYF
- a CDS encoding FecR family protein yields the protein MEKSELIKKWLDDNLNPEEQKLFEALEDYNELIQLSDKLKQFKAPDYKSDGVLENIVATKQSKKGKLISFNFISKIAAIFVIGFSLFYFFKDNDTRINAQAANKINAKLPDNSEVRINALSSISFNEKTWKQSREVSLKGEAFFKVAKGSKFNVHTSNGTVTVLGTEFNVKNRNNDFEVICYEGSVLIESNNISEILAPGDYFKSGKVISNKINTSAPSWINNESSFTSEPFIKVLQEFERQYDVKVKVKNMDTSLLFTGKFIHNDIETALKALTLPFNLVSEQNNNTIILKGEPKK
- a CDS encoding RNA polymerase sigma factor, with the protein product MEKPIDKDICNETLFSSFFNKYSKSLYTFLYYKFGEKLNPEDKVQEAFLKVWQNCHKITPDKAKSFLYTTANNLMINQANHEKVKLKYAEIPQKSHTNESPEFVMEENEYLDKTQNALSNLTEAQRVAFMMNRIEGKRFKEIAEILGISVKAVEKRIYGALKKLREDIKEL
- a CDS encoding helix-turn-helix transcriptional regulator — translated: MIDRLKLILEYYNLSSSNFAEKIDVPRSSISHLLSGRNKPSLDFILKVDKAFEDVTLDWLLYGKGSFPKKSDEPTSPSLFNQTEKKESKTEILESQPIIKKQDDSVTKLKRLIKVILLYSDGTFDEFEK
- the purL gene encoding phosphoribosylformylglycinamidine synthase; its protein translation is MIHFFGNINSKVFAVQTSKELATEDISKLTWLFANKPKLDMASIDAFFVGPRAAMITPWSTNAVEITQNMGIKGIIRIEEFDAVDDDFTNFDPMISQKFNALNQEVFTINITPEPILEIEDIKSYNEQEGLALSDEEIDYLNEVSERIGRKLTDSEVFGFSQVNSEHCRHKIFNGTFVIDGEEQPTSLFKMIKETSKQNPNDIVSAYKDNVSFIKGPKVEQFAPKSADKPDYYETKEFESVISLKAETHNFPTTVEPFNGAATGSGGEIRDRLAGGKGSIPLAGTAVYMTSYSRLEENRPWEKGMNERDWLYQTPIDILIKASNGASDFGNKFGQPLICGSVLTFEHEEEARKLGFDKVIMQAGGIGYGKAEQALKDTPKNGDKIVILGGENYRIGMGGAAVSSADTGEFSTGIELNAVQRSNPEMQKRAANAVRGMVESEENLIVSIHDHGAGGHLNCLSELVEDTGGKIDLDQLPVGDPTLSDKEIIGNESQERMGLVISEENINTLERIAERERSPMYTVGDVTNDHRFTFESQTKGNKPMDLALNDMFGSSPKTIMNDVTVSRNYGEVNYSKENFYDYLNQVLQLEAVACKDWLTNKVDRCVGGKVAKQQCVGQLQIPLNNLGVMALDFKGKEGIATSIGHSPISGLIDSTAGSLNSIGEALTNIIWAPLKDGLQSVSLSANWMWPCKNEGEDARLYKAVKAVSKFSIDLGINVPTGKDSLSMKQKYPNEDVISPGTVVISAAANCNDITKVVEPVFQQNAGSIYYINLSQDTFKLGGSSFGQVINKIGNEAPTIKDASFFKKTFNVIQQLIKDDKIVAGHDIASGGFITTLLELCFANTNTGANIDLSVLNEEDSIKLLFSENNGIIIQSKDDSIESILNKNTIEFFKIGSVVEADRLNIKNNEDLYSLSISELRDTWYKTSYLLDQKQTANNLAEDRFNNYKNQPLEYTFPKSFTGKLPKVDGSSTRPKAAIIREKGSNSEREMANAMYLAGFDVKDVHMTDLISGRETLGDIQFIGAVGGFSNSDVLGSAKGWAGAFLYNEKANTALKNFFNREDTLSVGICNGCQLWMELELINPDHDEHGKMVHNDSHKHESSFTSVKVQKNNSVMLSSLEGTTLGVWISHGEGKFNLPKEETEYNIVAKYAYEGYPHNPNGSDFNTAMMCDKSGRHLVTMPHIERSTFQWNWPYYPENRKDEVSPWLEAFVNAKQWIDKKNEK